From the Xiphophorus maculatus strain JP 163 A chromosome 20, X_maculatus-5.0-male, whole genome shotgun sequence genome, one window contains:
- the myorg gene encoding myogenesis-regulating glycosidase produces MYQVVPGGAGGTITDVIPKQKHTKDSRPLVGAGVIGLFLVIAAVTAWCYYIASLRKAELLKTQLLDLNKDGYIIRNQGGSIVFRMDFRSGTLDLDSCSKEEEILRCDRTTDRKLKFFIKTVRPKDTVQCYRVRWEELVPNIPVEHAMTYKFAHWYGGAVSAIQHWPISISGQQAPKPFVTSDIYSNREEFGGILESYWLSSNATAIKINNSVPFHLGWNDTEKTMYFQARYHDTPFKPNPGEAPCAELSYRVCVGLDVTSIHKYMVRRYFNKPYKVPAKVMFEHPIWSTWALYKRDIDQEKLLTYAANIRKYNFNCSHLELDDRYTKRYGDFEFDPVKFPNASEMFQKLKSDGFLVSLWIHPFVNYDSENFHPLVERGLFVREPTGRLPALVHWWNGIGGILDFTNPEAREWFASQLRSLRSKYGVSSFKFDAGETNYLPWKFSTKNHIRDPSFFTRRYTEMAVHYNDRAELRSGYQSQNISCFFRPTDRDSVWGYELGLKSLIPTVLTISILGYQFILPDMIGGNAYLNHTSGDRALPDRELYIRWLELSAFMPSMQFSIPPWEYDNEVVEIARKYTAIHKSLVAPRVLELAGEVLDTGDPIIRPLWWIATGDETAYKIDSQFLIGDDLMVAPVLEPGKQERDIYLPAGHWRSYKGERFDIKEPLHLTDYPVDLDEIAFFLWV; encoded by the exons ATGTACCAAGTGGTGCCCGGCGGCGCCGGGGGCACGATTACAGATGTTATCCCCAAGCAGAAACACACCAAGGATTCTCGACCCTTGGTTGGAGCTGGAGTTATCGGCCTGTTTCTGGTCATCGCAGCCGTGACTGCCTGGTGTTATTACATAGCCTCCCTGCGCAAAGCTGAGCTGCTGAAGACTCAGCTTCTGGATCTCAATAAGGACGGCTACATTATCCGCAACCAGGGAGGGTCCATTGTCTTCAGAATGGATTTCAg ATCCGGGACTCTGGACTTGGACTCCTGCTCCAAAGAGGAAGAAATCCTTCGTTGTGATCGGACCACTGACAGGAAGCTTAAGTTTTTCATAAAGACAGTGCGGCCCAAGGACACTGTGCAGTGCTATCGTGTGCGCTGGGAAGAACTGGTCCCCAACATTCCTGTTGAGCATGCCATGACTTACAAGTTCGCGCACTGGTATGGGGGAGCAGTGTCAGCAATTCAGCACTGGCCAATTTCTATTTCAGGCCAACAGGCTCCCAAGCCCTTTGTCACGAGCGACATTTACTCAAACCGGGAAGAATTTGGAGGAATCTTAGAAAGTTACTGGTTGTCATCCAACGCCACTGCCATCAAGATCAACAACTCTGTGCCTTTTCACCTTGGCTGGAATGACACGGAAAAAACCATGTACTTCCAAGCAAGGTATCATGATACCCCTTTCAAGCCAAACCCCGGTGAGGCTCCTTGTGCTGAACTCAGCTACAGAGTCTGCGTAGGTTTGGATGTGACATCCATACACAAGTACATGGTTCGGAGATACTTCAACAAACCATACAAAGTGCCTGCCAAAGTCATGTTTGAGCATCCTATTTGGTCGACTTGGGCTTTATATAAGCGTGACATTGATCAAGAAAAACTTTTGACGTACGCTGCCAACATTCGCAAATACAATTTTAACTGTAGTCATCTGGAACTCGACGACCGCTACACAAAACGTTATGGAGATTTCGAGTTTGACCCAGTCAAGTTCCCTAATGCATCTGAAATGTTCCAAAAGTTAAAATCAGATGGATTTCTGGTGTCTCTATGGATTCATCCTTTCGTTAACTATGACTCTGAAAACTTTCATCCTCTGGTAGAGCGAGGGTTGTTTGTCCGAGAGCCAACAGGACGGCTGCCTGCGTTGGTTCATTGGTGGAATGGCATTGGCGGCATTTTGGACTTCACCAACCCAGAGGCCCGGGAATGGTTTGCCTCCCAGCTACGTTCACTGCGCTCAAAGTATGGGGTGTCCTCTTTTAAATTTGATGCAGGGGAGACAAACTACTTACCTTGGAAATTTAGCACAAAGAATCACATTCGTGACCCCAGTTTTTTCACAAGGCGCTACACAGAGATGGCTGTTCACTACAATGATCGAGCTGAGCTGCGCAGTGGTTACCAATCCCAGAACATATCCTGCTTCTTCAGACCGACTGATAGAGATTCTGTCTGGGGTTATGAGCTGGGCCTCAAATCTCTCATCCCCACAGTGCTCACCATCAGCATCCTTGGGTATCAGTTCATCCTGCCAGACATGATCGGGGGCAACGCCTACCTGAACCACACAAGCGGAGATCGGGCATTACCTGATCGAGAGCTGTACATCCGCTGGCTGGAGCTGTCTGCCTTCATGCCTTCTATGCAGTTTTCTATACCTCCATGGGAATACGATAATGAGGTGGTAGAAATTGCTCGGAAATACACAGCCATTCACAAAAGTCTTGTGGCACCGCGGGTCCTCGAGCTGGCAGGGGAGGTTTTGGACACCGGGGACCCGATCATACGGCCACTGTGGTGGATTGCCACTGGGGATGAGACGGCCTATAAAATTGATTCCCAGTTCCTGATTGGGGACGACCTAATGGTAGCTCCAGTTTTAGAGCCAGGAAAGCAAGAACGAGACATATATCTACCCGCTGGGCACTGGAGAAGCTACAAGGGGGAAAGATTCGACATCAAGGAGCCGCTGCACCTCACAGATTATCCGGTAGACCTGGATGAAATTGCCTTCTTTCTTTGGGTTtag